The Mastomys coucha isolate ucsf_1 unplaced genomic scaffold, UCSF_Mcou_1 pScaffold3, whole genome shotgun sequence DNA window tcctctctcagaGACAGGGAGGGTACGGGCATCCAAACCTCTGTTTGTGCAGTCAGTCAAGTTGTCCCCGGAGGTCTCTCTTGAGTGAcagcagacagggagacagatatCTCTGTGGTACCAGTCTGTCAGAGTTATCCAGAGATGGAACGgattgtgtctttgtgtatgtgtatgttcgtGCACCCAAAGGCATGCACATTCGTGTGTATAGGTATGCACATATCTGTATGTTAATACGGCACTCTTTTGGCTAGATACATtctctcccagttctctctctctggcccctgaGAAAGAGCACTGAGTCTTATTACATTTTTGTTCCTCTTAGCAATGTTTTGCTTTTAGATCGCCAACCTGCATCTGTTGAACAGTACTGCCAAGAGTCTCTTATATTAAATCCCCTGTATCCTATAAGGAACCCAGGAATGAGATTATAGGATTACAAGGGATTAAGATTATGATGACAAGGTTACTtggggttattttttaaaaaatggctacAGAATTTCCACATTTAATAAGAAAAGAGTCGCTGGGACGGGTGGTGGTAAGGGTCATACAACACTATGAATGAGCTTAGGGCCACTGAGCTACTTAAAAATGGCCCCTGTGGTGAGGTTTTACTCTGTGTGTAGTACCCTACAATTCAACAATGATTACAAGGCTTGGCTAAGCCATCCCTTCTCATTTGGTCCAACAATAAATGTCTGTTTATTCCATCAGCTTGATCCTTTTGTGAAAAAGTCTCTCCTACCctgtgagtgagcatgtgtgtgtatgtgtgtgacagagaaagagaccgAGACcaagagacagagggaaaatgGAGCGACTACCCTGTGAGtgagcatgtgtttgtatgtgtgtgacagagtgagacagagacagagacagagaccgagagGGAACATGGAGCGACCATCGAGTAGAGAGAGCTGATGAATACCAAGAAACATTCAAGAACTGACAGTGTGGAACACAGTGTGAGCAGGAGCAGAATCTGAACAAGGAATGCTTGGGTGTTTAAAGCACAGATCAATTTGGTATTTGTTTTGCATCTAGATAAaggaactctgtgggatgttatAGGAACAAGAcctgattttctttgttttggattttcaaaGATTAACCACAGGAGTCTCCATTGGCCAGGCATGGAGCCAGACTTGTGATGTGATGCGGTGAATCTTCAAAGCGCCCGAAAGCCTGATGCTAGTCACCCTTCGTTTCTGGAAAGTGGGTGAGCGGTGGCTACCAAGGCTCACCCCAGTCTCTCTTTCCCAGGATAAAGGGAAGTGGAGGCCTGCTACTCACCAGGAGAATAGAAGATCTGTGGGAGCTGCAGCCATCTTTTGATATCGTGGTCAATTGCTCAGGCCTGGGAAGCCGGCGACTTGTAGGAGACACCACGATTTCCCCGGTAAGGGGCCAGGTGCTCCAGGCACGGGCCCCCTGGGTGAAGCATTTCATCCGAGATGGGGGCGGGCTGACTTACATCTACCCTGGTACATCCTACGTAACCCTGGGAGGAACTAGACAGAAAGGAGACTGGAATCTATCCCCAGATGCAGAACTTAGCAGAGAGATTTTTTCTCGATGCTGCGCTCTTGAGCCTTCCCTCCACAGAGCCTACgacataaaagagaaagtgggccTGAGGCCCAGCAGGCCGGGTGTGCGGCTTCAGAAGGAGACCCTAGTCCGGGGGCAACAGACGCTGCCTGTGGTCCACAACTACGGTCACGGGAGTGGGGGCATCTCTGTGCACTGGGGCTCTGCTCTGGAAGCTACCAGGCTGGTGATGGAATGTATCCGTACCCTCAGGACCCCA harbors:
- the Ddo gene encoding D-aspartate oxidase isoform X1, which produces MDTVCIAVIGAGVIGLSTASCISQLVPGCSVTVISDRFTPDTTSNVAAGMLIPHTYPDTPVPTQKRWFRETFQHLSEIAKSAEAADAGVHLVSGWQIFRSIPAEEVPFWADVVLGFRKMTEAELRRFPQYVFGQAFTTLKCETSAYLPWLEKRIKGSGGLLLTRRIEDLWELQPSFDIVVNCSGLGSRRLVGDTTISPVRGQVLQARAPWVKHFIRDGGGLTYIYPGTSYVTLGGTRQKGDWNLSPDAELSREIFSRCCALEPSLHRAYDIKEKVGLRPSRPGVRLQKETLVRGQQTLPVVHNYGHGSGGISVHWGSALEATRLVMECIRTLRTPASMSKL
- the Ddo gene encoding D-aspartate oxidase isoform X2, producing the protein MDTVCIAVIGAGVIGLSTASCISQLVPGCSVTVISDRFTPDTTSNVAAGMLIPHTYPDTPVPTQKRWFRETFQHLSEIAKSAEAADAGVHLVSGIKGSGGLLLTRRIEDLWELQPSFDIVVNCSGLGSRRLVGDTTISPVRGQVLQARAPWVKHFIRDGGGLTYIYPGTSYVTLGGTRQKGDWNLSPDAELSREIFSRCCALEPSLHRAYDIKEKVGLRPSRPGVRLQKETLVRGQQTLPVVHNYGHGSGGISVHWGSALEATRLVMECIRTLRTPASMSKL
- the Ddo gene encoding D-aspartate oxidase isoform X4; protein product: MTEAELRRFPQYVFGQAFTTLKCETSAYLPWLEKRIKGSGGLLLTRRIEDLWELQPSFDIVVNCSGLGSRRLVGDTTISPVRGQVLQARAPWVKHFIRDGGGLTYIYPGTSYVTLGGTRQKGDWNLSPDAELSREIFSRCCALEPSLHRAYDIKEKVGLRPSRPGVRLQKETLVRGQQTLPVVHNYGHGSGGISVHWGSALEATRLVMECIRTLRTPASMSKL